Genomic segment of Candidatus Omnitrophota bacterium:
TAGCCACGGAAAAATGCATAAAGATGAGATTTCTGAAGAGCTTGCAGATGTGGCTATGTATCTTTTTGAACTCGCAGATAATCTAGGAATTGATCTTTCTGAAGCAATAGAGAATAAATTGATAAAAAACGCCAAAAAGTATCCGGTTGAAAAAGCTAAAGGCCGGCATACAAAATACAATAAATTATAAGATATGATCGTTTACCAATCGACCAAGCAAGGTTTTCTTAAAGACGCTTCATCTGGGATAGAAGATATCGTCAGAGAGTGCGTTCGCAAGAAGCTTAACATTGATGTAAAGCCGGGCAGTAGTGAATATGATTCCTGGAGAAATTCACTTGGCAATGCGATGCATCATGTGCTCGATACT
This window contains:
- a CDS encoding MazG-like family protein, which produces SHGKMHKDEISEELADVAMYLFELADNLGIDLSEAIENKLIKNAKKYPVEKAKGRHTKYNKL